One window of Halichondria panicea chromosome 7, odHalPani1.1, whole genome shotgun sequence genomic DNA carries:
- the LOC135338124 gene encoding steryl-sulfatase-like, translating to MQAAVIVVVVILLLGVRPSVTENKGKPKGSNDVDMPNVVFMMADDYGYGDVGYNNGPAETPNLDAMAASPHTLHLTRYYSGGPVCSPTRGTVLTGRNHNRYCIWSANAGSNKDDFAVPEKMPLPPTEITIPELLKPLGYQSAIFGKWHLGDVKAVPGGNKKWNVSHPGMHGFNEWLVTERSAQNYNLNCACYNDTDRLCALGHYTTPPPCYNYYTIHDPNVGLETLSYPVQGDDSHFIVDLFTEFLNKTISEKKPFFIYLPFHAVHIRYIASLGYIERYMGKNYTQNEIDYYGSITAMDDAIGRVKTVLEKFNVTNNTMLWFTSDNGPLKSSPGRTNGLRGWKTELYEGGIRVPGLIEWPAMIKKNIVSDFPVISSDLLPTLCDIVGVEPPTDRPIDGESIVPLLKGESKVRNDSIKWAFNIHDNFEGSYHAVISNNQYKIFAEYDMGKVKSAQLYDLLNDKGETTDISAKNPDIFEALKKELEDWRQSVQTSAKDKVQCMGLSRN from the exons ATGCAAGCAGCTGTGATAGTGGTAGTAGTCATTTTGCTGTTGGGTGTGAGACCTTCAGTGACAGAAAATAAGGGTAAACCAAAAG GTTCAAATGATGTAGACATGCCCAATGTGGTCTTTATGATGGCTGACGACTATGGCTATGGCGACGTAGGCTACAACAATGGCCCTGCGGAGACTCCCAACCTTGATGCAATGGCGGCTAGTCCTCACACCCTCCACCTCACCCGCTATTACAGTGGAGGACCAGTCTGCTCCCCCACACGAGGCACAGTGCTCACTGGACGCAATCACAACAGATACTGCATCTGGTCAGCTAATGCTGGCAGCAACAAAGACGACTTTGCAGTACCAGAGAAAATGCCCCTTCCTCCAACGGAGATAACGATTCCCGAATTACTGAAGCCACTCGGTTATCAGTCAGCTATCTTCGGCAAATGGCACTTGGGGGATGTAAAAGCAGTGCCTGGAGGCAACAAAAAATGGAACGTGTCTCATCCTGGTATGCATGGTTTCAACGAGTGGCTTGTCACGGAGCGATCTGCTCAAAACTATAACCTCAACTGTGCTTGCTACAATGATACGGATCGTCTTTGTGCCCTAGGGCATTACACCACACCACCACCTTGTTATAACTACTACACCATACACGACCCTAATGTTGGACTAGAAACTTTATCTTACCCAGTGCAAGGAGATGATTCTCACTTTATTGTGGATTTATTCACTGAATTTCTCAACAAAACTATATCCGAAAAGAAGCCGTTTTTCATCTATTTACCGTTCCATGCAGTTCACATTCGTTACATAGCCTCGTTAGGCTATATAGAACGCTACATGGGCAAGAACTACACTCAAAACGAGATCGATTACTATGGTAGCATAACGGCCATGGACGATGCTATTGGTCGAGTGAAAACAGTCTTAGAGAAGTTTAACGTCACTAACAATACTATGTTATGGTTCACAAGTGATAATGGGCCCCTCAAGTCATCACCTGGTCGCACTAACGGATTGAGAGGATGGAAAACAGAATTGTACGAAGGTGGCATTCGCGTGCCTGGTTTAATTGAATGGCCGGCAATGATTAAAAAAAACATAGTGTCCGATTTTCCCGTTATTTCTAGTGATTTGTTGCCAACACTCTGCGATATCGTGGGGGTGGAGCCACCTACCGATAGGCCAATCGATGGTGAGTCAATAGTTCCGTTGTTGAAAGGAGAATCAAAGGTCAGAAACGATTCCATCAAGTGGGCATTCAACATTCATGACAATTTTGAAGGGTCTTATCATGCTGTCATTAGTAACAATCAGTACAAGATATTTGCCGAGTATGACATGGGAAAGGTGAAATCGGCACAGCTGTATGATCTGCTGAATGATAAAGGAGAGACTACGGACATATCGGCAAAGAATCCcgacattttcgaggcactaaagaaAGAGCTAGAAGATTGGAGGCAGTCTGTTCAGACAAGCGCTAAAGACAAAGTTCAATGTATGGGATTGTCTCGTAATTAG
- the LOC135338121 gene encoding uncharacterized protein LOC135338121 codes for MADHSALSPGLNQKKALKIAIPLPGMVEENVGTPFTEIDQTRTRGADQTPPKLPPRTTPNNDRPDNSFLRPKRSQSQSHSLIPFSRGFSDQFPLHVKVTQGHYGTNHMETLSGQEELIILYEKRQEVLHVRSKIGKTYSIPFGSSIPISILHNPNDNEAEAVKGIAYESLSDLKKDQLPKVISCNSADKQSPVTQNEILLVKRLDTKNKKLCVHSILKTEDSATEKELDLNCKATFTTKPDAVALYLSDIVKYCNENSTTKMRALLDLDKLSSSNANTIKHMDRSLMEPVDMERKTEDSLVVVRAEPGGDYDNCQLFEIPLEENLPIEVEILRVPQDPLYSSLDPPDYRSKFNPKKLKVWAISRCEASQSIQQIFYSSLRSGHEMDGIDLPQRRYEEVKAPDHQHNVVQPMKVSVPVIPSTGEAVEEAPQLPPKPKPASAALASLTQLSPDLIMKQFQEMLQKAVKKEVGGQLATERMLSISSDPESCDILTSPNVIHQQTQAQKLTPDDLYQVITELIDCEGLWYCLGIYLGVPKPKIDEISTIHSYDPKRSLIEVVSYWLNNSLDASWLSIVKALIQSEKRNKAREIAEKFDAEIPSVDIQDTVPLELQDDLSHDEKIQLKKLSKGIEQKSEELQDVKRNTQKNKEKLDRLGQELAEVKRKLRFNEEYALVLANGSQINALKIKELRKSDAMTEQAESMAVRDKQSYERRIRNAQSETTRLQQQLLGIDREHKNVFSQQHVLHEKDSTLHQELLIMEEDLNRLVLGGHDPIDRNEESEETLESPEYYNIILKNGMMEQKMHQKEITQLQEELKIKEDQLISLKEKLSMTQQNLAKVEEKLSSKYDYATVMDTLVTDENLKTSLEADKVDYHLQIANVHFSRREVKSKLSLKEIKMQKSKKLNRIAQNKAHMTSGGNSGSQEDVFLSTPSTPCEEIEALDYDTAKPHAIKTTTTRQEASLAANRPKANSKPSTKAKLKPNSQSLYGRPPTKPVASRSRAATDTKPREASNRKPPRNVDGEFRARLGATAKSERPKN; via the exons ATGGCTGACCACTCAGCATTATCACCTGGTCTTAATCAAAAGAAAGCATTGAAAATAGCCATACCATTACCTGGGATGGTGGAGGAAAATGTTGGAACACCATTTACTGAAATAGATCAAACAAGGACAAGGGGGGCTGACCAAACTCCTCCAAAGTTGCCCCCTCGAACCACTCCCAACAATGACAGACCAGATAATAGTTTCTTGAGGCCGAAGCGCTCTCAGTCTCAAAGCCACTCGCTTATTCCTTTCTCAAGGGGATTCTCTGATCAGTTTCCACTGCATGTTAAGGTCACACAAGGTCACTATGGAACCAACCACATGGAAACACTATCTGGGCAGGAAGAATTGATTATTCTGTACGAAAAACGACAAGAGGTATTGCACGTCAGATCGAAAATAGGAAAAACCTATTCTATTCCATTTGGATCATCTATTCCCATCAGCATTCTCCATAATCCAAATGACAACGAGGCTGAAGCTGTAAAAGGCATAGCATACGAATCACTGTCAGACCTCAAAAAAGACCAGCTTCCGAAAGTGATATCTTGCAATAGTGCTGACAAACAATCTCCTGTCACACAAAATGAGATCCTTCTTGTAAAAAGGCTTGATACCAAGAATAAAAAACTTTGTGTTCACAGTATTCTGAAAACCGAGGACTCCGCTACTGAAAAAGAATTGGACCTAAATTGTAAAGCCACATTCACAACGAAACCAGATGCAGTTGCTCTCTATCTTTCCGACATTGTCAAGTACTGCAATGAGAATTCAACAACAAAAATGAGAGCTCTTCTTGACCTTGATAAGCTATCTTCAAGTAATGCCAACACGATTAAGCACATGGATCGCAGCTTGATGGAGCCAGTCGACATGGAGAGAAAAACTGAAGATTCTCTTGTTGTAGTGCGAGCCGAACCTGGTGGTGATTACGATAACTGCCAGCTATTTGAAATTCCTTTAGAGGAAAATTTGCCAATTGAAGTCGAAATTCTTAGAGTTCCTCAAGATCCTCTTTACAGCTCACTAGATCCTCCAGATTATCGGTCGAAGTTCAATCCAAAAAAGCTAAAAGTTTGGGCTATTAGTAGATGTGAGGCAAGTCAGAGTATCCAACAAATTTTCTATTCTTCTCTTCGTTCTGGTCATGAAATGGATGGAATTGACTTACCACAAAGGAGATATGAAGAAGTAAAAGCACCAGACCACCAGCACAATGTTGTCCAACCAATGAAAGTGTCTGTTCCAGTCATTCCCAGCACTGGAGAAGCAGTTGAAGAAGCACCCCAACTACCGCCAAAGCCTAAACCAGCTAGTGCTGCATTAGCTTCCTTGACACAACTTTCTCCCGATTTGATAATGAAACAATTCCAAGAAATGCTGCAAAAAGCTGTAAAGAAAGAAGTTGGCGGGCAACTTGCAACTGAGCGGATGTTAAGTATAAGCAGCGATCCCGAGTCATGTGACA tcctGACGTCTCCCAATGTGATCCACCAGCAAACCCAAGCCCAGAAGCTCACTCCAGATGACCTCTATCAGGTAATCACAGAGCTGATAGATTGTGAAGGGCTGTGGTATTGCTTGGGCATCTACTTGGGAGTACCAAAGCCGAAAATTGACGAGATCTCCACCATACACTCTTACGATCCTAAAAGGAGTCTGATTGAAGTTGTATCCTACTGGCTGAATAATTCACTCGATGCTTCTTGGCTGTCTATTGTCAAAGCTCTCATTCAATCTGAGAAGAGAAACAAGGCTCGTGAAATTGCAGAAAAATTTG atgcAGAGATACCAAGTGTAGACATTCAAGATACTGTTCCACTTGAACTTCAG gatgaTCTTTCTCATGACGAAAAAATACAACTCAAGAAACTGAGTAAAGGAATAGAGCAGAAATCAGAAGAACTGCAAGATGTGAAAAGAAACACACAAAAAAACAAGGAGAAACTAGATCGTCTAGGCCAGGAGTTAGCTGAAGTGAAACGAAAGTTAAGATTTAATGAGGAATATGCTCTTGTTCTTGCAAATGGAAGCCAAATCAATGCCCTGAAAATAAAAGAGCTTCGAAAAAGCGATGCAATGACTGAGCAAGCAGAGTCCATGGCTGTCAGGGACAAGCAGTCATACGAACGAAG GATAAGAAATGCTCAATCAGAAACAACCAGGCTGCAACAGCAGCTGCTTGGAATTGATCGTGAGCATAAAAATGTTTTCAGTCAGCAAcatgtcttgcatgagaaaGACAGTACCTTGCATCAAGAGCTGTTGATAATGGAGGAGGATCTAAACCGACTAGTACTCGGAGGCCATGATCCAATTGACAGGAACGAGGAATCAGAGGAGactttg GAGTCACCGGAGTACTACAATATTATTCTTAAAAATGGAATGATGGAGCAGAAAATGCATCAAAAAGAAATAACGCAGCTCCAAGAAGAGTTGAAAATTAAAGAAGACCAACTTATTTCATTAAAAGAAAAACTAAGCATGACACAACAAAATCTAGCCAAGGTGGAAGAAAAGCTTTCATCCAAGTATGATTATGCCACCGTGATGGATACCTTAGTTACAGATGAGAATCTCAAAACAAGCCTTGAAGCCGACAAAGTCGACTATCACTTGCAAATTGCCAATGTGCATTTCTCAAGGAGAGAAGTAAAATCAAAGCTCAGCCTTAAAGAAATTAAAATGCAAAAAAGCAAGAAGCTAAATCGAATAGCTCAAAATAAGGCGCACATGACCTCTGGAGGCAACTCTGGGTCCCAAGAAGATGTATTCTTATCAACACCTTCAACACCTTGTGAAGAAATCGAAGCACTTGACTATGACACTGCAAAGCCTCATGCCATTAAGACAACCACAACTAGACAAGAAGCTTCACTTGCAGCGAACAGGCCGAAAGCCAATTCCAAGCCCTCGACTAAGGCTAAGCTCAAACCTAATTCCCAATCTCTTTATGGACGCCCACCTACTAAACCAGTCGCCTCTCGTAGCAGAGCAGCTACTGACACTAAACCTCGAGAAGCAAGCAACCGAAAACCACCCCGAAACGTGGATGGTGAATTCAGAGCAAGATTAGGAGCAACTGCAAAAAGTGAGAGACCAAAAAACTAG
- the LOC135338122 gene encoding DNA-directed RNA polymerase III subunit RPC3-like isoform X2 — protein MSLLQVGLACSLLRESFGELVEKVGTYLLHNGGVSLTDIIGGTGITQNQVKKSLCVLIQHQLVTFKAHSKGSHMIYHMTIASVLLMVRYPRCIHTGKVLFGDSGELIIEDLLQQGQSLMSQCIQRVSERLEESLTNSGHEVSSVGKIVKQQFIALVEGQFVQRVSPCNSEVDVAQNGAQETGGIKTTTSENKFVLPSNIEAIRYVEGRKRGREEDDAEEEPKAKKMKRSEEESKEEEPDAGIVWHLNFDRFHQYFRDQAIIQAVGERVDSTAACIMRTVLNIVSADTPTLLSQANSTEVYAHQVSERMPPKPKLSREEVEQYLKVLAEDETRLLSLSSIGGGGEYRVDYKRASELLCQATIEAIVRERFGAKAHRIFRLLITKKMLEQLQVAEMAMLPSKEAKEILYTLLAESFVSLQEVPRTPDYAPSRTFYLFTVHLNKVARLLLERCYQTINNLCLKRTSECNDNKRLLDKYEVYERQSEAVGSSGDELEELLTPDEKKRAESVRRSLNKLEHAELQVDESVFIITNYLATHTNL, from the exons ATGTCTCTACTTCAGGTTGGACTAGCTTGCTCATTATTGCGAGAGAGCTTTGGTGAGCTGGTGGAGAAGGTAGGTACCTACTTGCTGCATAATGGAGGGGTCTCTCTGACTGATATCATTGGAGGAACAGGCATTACACAGAACCAA GTTAAGAAATCGTTATGCGTTCTTATCCAACATCAGCTGGTGACGTTTAAGGCTCACTCAAAAGGGAGTCATATGATCTATCACATGACGATTGCTAGCGTTCTCCTGATGGTTCGCTACCCTCGATGTATCCACACTGGAAAAGTGTTGTTTGGAGATTCTGGCGAACTGATTATTGAGGATTTGTTGCAGCAGGGACAGTCCCTTATGAGTCAA TGCATACAGAGAGTGTCTGAGAGACTGGAGGAGAGTCTGACCAACTCTGGCCACGAGGTGTCTAGTGTGGGCAAGATCGTGAAGCAGCAATTCATTGCTCTAGTTGAGGGCCAGTTTGTGCAGCGAGTGAGCCCTTGTAATTCTGAGGTGGATGTGGCTCAGAACGGAGCACAGGAAACGGGCGGGATCAAGACTACGACCTCGGAGAATAAGTTTGTACTGCCTTCGAATATTGAAG CCATACGCTATGTTGAGGGCCGcaagagagggagagaggaaGATGACGCTGAGGAGGAACCAAAGGCAAAGAAGATGAAACG GTCTGAAGAAGAAAGTAAAGAAGAGGAG CCTGATGCAGGTATTGTTTGGCATCTCAATTTTGACCGATTTCATCAGTACTTCCGTGATCAG GCCATCATACAAGCCGTGGGTGAACGAGTGGACAGCACTGCTGCGTGTATCATGAGGACAGTATTGAACATTGTCAGCGCAGACACGCCCACCTTGCTCAGTCAAGCAAACAGTACAGAG GTCTATGCACATCAGGTGAGTGAGAGAATGCCACCCAAGCCCAAACTGAGCAGAGAGGAAGTGGAGCAGTACCTTAAGGTGCTCGCCGAGGACGAG acgagGCTACTCAGCCTGAGCAGTATTGGAGGTGGAGGAGAGTACAGAGTCG ATTACAAGCGAGCGAGTGAGCTTCTCTGTCAGGCCACCATTGAAGCGATAGTAAGGGAGAGGTTCGGAGCAAAGGCCCATCGAATCTTTCGTCTCCTGATTACAAAGAAGATGCTGGAGCAGCTGCAAGTGGCAGAGATGGCCATGTTGCCTAGCAAAGAAGCCAAGGAGATTCTGTACACACTACTTGCCGAGAGCTTTGTCAGTTTGCAG GAAGTACCTCGCACACCGGACTATGCTCCATCCAGAACGTTCTACCTGTTCACTGTTCATCTGAACAAAGTGGCCAGACTGCTCCTGGAGCGCTGCTATCAGACCATCAACAACCTGTGCTTGAAGCGAACCTCCGAGTGTAACGACAACAA GCGACTATTGGACAAGTATGAGGTGTACGAGCGTCAGAGTGAGGCGGTGGGGAGCAGTGGAGACGAACTGGAGGAGCTGCTCACACCAGACGAGAAGAAGAGGGCGGAGTCAGTTAGGAGGAGCCTCAACAA GCTTGAGCACGCTGAGCTACAGGTGGACGAGTCAGTCTTCATCATCACTAACTATCTAGCTACTCACACAAACTTGTAA
- the LOC135338123 gene encoding mitogen-activated protein kinase pmk-1-like yields MTELLRPTSALLREVHINNVTLFEDQELGAGAYGKVCKAKYGDLPCAAKLLHPILFRYSTTGPNSATVRKFEQECQLLSIVKHPCIVQYLSTYIHPESGQPVLLMELIDESLTRFLEASKKSISLHVQTNITHNIALALAYLHSNEIIHRDLTGNNVLIVAGKYAKVTDFGMLKIVDSQMESNPGLKRMTMCPGCPAYMPPEAFRNPPKYTKKLDIFSLGVIIVQILTREFPNPKESVNRGEDEIERRRLHISTIPPNHPLLPLALPCLRNKDKDRPTSANFCREIAEIKETPKYLESLQSETVCPSEVDRLSQELQAAKEEMEGLRNQLENLRAENKQLYRIIDGTRDGCASPRKPHSNGSTQNGAAVIAREPSIDDESSKRMSIDYESFSDEELELELSTPPPAVWFHGKIDRDLASKRLHAVGRPGAYLVRISESTPGSFVLTFLDKEKRAFNYMIHHKNGKYNASGQSRKWFPSLQQLIGYYTKFSTVKQNQHLDVPVAPPDVVPLPN; encoded by the exons ATGACAGAGTTGTTACGACCTACAAGTGCACTACTCAGGGAAGTGCACATCAACAATGTGACTCTCTTTGAAGATCAGGAATTGGGTGCCGGAGCATATGGAAAAGTATGCAAAGCCAAGTACGGAGATCTTCCTTGTGCTGCAAAACTACTGCACCCAATTCTCTTCCGATACAGTACAACGGGTCCCAATTCTGCCACAGTTAGGAAATTCGAGCAAGAATGTCAACTGCTGAGTATAGTCAAGCATCCCTGCATTGTACAGTACCTATCCACTTATATTCATCCCGAATCTGGACAGCCTGTGCTATTAATGGAGCTCATCGATGAAAGTTTGACACGATTTCTCGAAGCTTCCAAAAAATCCATTTCCCTCCACGTACAGACCAACATCACACACAACATTGCTCTAGCCCTCGCCTATCTGCACTCCAATGAAATCATCCATCGCGACCTCACTGGGAACAACGTTCTTATTGTTGCTGGAAAGTATGCTAAAGTTACTGACTTTGGAATGCTCAAAATTGTCGACTCACAAATGGAGAGCAACCCTGGTCTCAAGCGAATGACAATGTGCCCCGGGTGTCCAGCGTACATGCCACCAGAAGCATTTAGAAACCCTCCTAAGTACACAAAGAAGTTGGACATTTTTTCATTAGGAGTGATTATTGTGCAGATTCTGACGAGGGAGTTTCCGAACCCGAAAGAAAGCGTCAATCGAGGGGAAGACGAAATTGAGCGTCGTCGACTACACATCTCCACGATACCCCCaaaccaccccctcctccCACTCGCGCTACCGTGTCTCAGGAACAAAGATAAAGACCGACCCACTTCGGCAAATTTTTGTCGAGAAATTGCAGAGATCAAAGAAACACCAAAATATCTCGAGAGTCTACAGTCTGAGACAGTCTGTCCTTCAGAAGTGGACCGGCTTTCTCAGGAGTTGCAGGCGGCTAAAGAAGAGATGGAAGGTCTTCGTAATCAGTTGGAAAATTTACGAGCCGAGAACAAACAGCTGTATCGAATTATCGATGGGACAAGAGATGGATGTGCTTCGCCACGGAAACCTCACAGTAATGGGAGCACCCAGAACGGAGCAGCTGTGATTGCCCGAGAACCGTCAATTGACGACGAAAGTTCAA AGAGGATGTCCATTGACTATGAAAGTTTCTCTGATGAAGAACTGGAGTTGGAACTTTCCACTCCTCCCCCTGCTGT TTGGTTCCATGGCAAGATTGACCGTGACCTGGCCTCTAAACGGCTACACGCTGTCGGTAGACCTGGAGCCTATCTGGTCCGCATCAGTGAGAGTACACCTGGCAGCTTTGTCCTCACCTTCCTCGACAAGGAGAAGAGAGCCTTTAACTACATGATCCATCACAAGAACGGGAAATACAACGCCTCAGGGCAGAGCCGGAAGTGGTTCCCATCACTACAGCAGCTCATCGGCTACTACACCAAGTTCTCCACGGTCAAACAGAACCAGCACTTGGATGTACCCGTTGCCCCACCTGAC GTTGTTCCTCTACCCAACTGA
- the LOC135338122 gene encoding DNA-directed RNA polymerase III subunit RPC3-like isoform X1 has translation MSLLQVGLACSLLRESFGELVEKVGTYLLHNGGVSLTDIIGGTGITQNQVKKSLCVLIQHQLVTFKAHSKGSHMIYHMTIASVLLMVRYPRCIHTGKVLFGDSGELIIEDLLQQGQSLMSQCIQRVSERLEESLTNSGHEVSSVGKIVKQQFIALVEGQFVQRVSPCNSEVDVAQNGAQETGGIKTTTSENKFVLPSNIEAIRYVEGRKRGREEDDAEEEPKAKKMKRSEEESKEEEPDAGIVWHLNFDRFHQYFRDQAIIQAVGERVDSTAACIMRTVLNIVSADTPTLLSQANSTEVYAHQVSERMPPKPKLSREEVEQYLKVLAEDEVRPTHTRITHITQRPHTQTRLLSLSSIGGGGEYRVDYKRASELLCQATIEAIVRERFGAKAHRIFRLLITKKMLEQLQVAEMAMLPSKEAKEILYTLLAESFVSLQEVPRTPDYAPSRTFYLFTVHLNKVARLLLERCYQTINNLCLKRTSECNDNKRLLDKYEVYERQSEAVGSSGDELEELLTPDEKKRAESVRRSLNKLEHAELQVDESVFIITNYLATHTNL, from the exons ATGTCTCTACTTCAGGTTGGACTAGCTTGCTCATTATTGCGAGAGAGCTTTGGTGAGCTGGTGGAGAAGGTAGGTACCTACTTGCTGCATAATGGAGGGGTCTCTCTGACTGATATCATTGGAGGAACAGGCATTACACAGAACCAA GTTAAGAAATCGTTATGCGTTCTTATCCAACATCAGCTGGTGACGTTTAAGGCTCACTCAAAAGGGAGTCATATGATCTATCACATGACGATTGCTAGCGTTCTCCTGATGGTTCGCTACCCTCGATGTATCCACACTGGAAAAGTGTTGTTTGGAGATTCTGGCGAACTGATTATTGAGGATTTGTTGCAGCAGGGACAGTCCCTTATGAGTCAA TGCATACAGAGAGTGTCTGAGAGACTGGAGGAGAGTCTGACCAACTCTGGCCACGAGGTGTCTAGTGTGGGCAAGATCGTGAAGCAGCAATTCATTGCTCTAGTTGAGGGCCAGTTTGTGCAGCGAGTGAGCCCTTGTAATTCTGAGGTGGATGTGGCTCAGAACGGAGCACAGGAAACGGGCGGGATCAAGACTACGACCTCGGAGAATAAGTTTGTACTGCCTTCGAATATTGAAG CCATACGCTATGTTGAGGGCCGcaagagagggagagaggaaGATGACGCTGAGGAGGAACCAAAGGCAAAGAAGATGAAACG GTCTGAAGAAGAAAGTAAAGAAGAGGAG CCTGATGCAGGTATTGTTTGGCATCTCAATTTTGACCGATTTCATCAGTACTTCCGTGATCAG GCCATCATACAAGCCGTGGGTGAACGAGTGGACAGCACTGCTGCGTGTATCATGAGGACAGTATTGAACATTGTCAGCGCAGACACGCCCACCTTGCTCAGTCAAGCAAACAGTACAGAG GTCTATGCACATCAGGTGAGTGAGAGAATGCCACCCAAGCCCAAACTGAGCAGAGAGGAAGTGGAGCAGTACCTTAAGGTGCTCGCCGAGGACGAGGTGagacccacccacacacgcatcacacatatcacacaacgcccacacacacagacgagGCTACTCAGCCTGAGCAGTATTGGAGGTGGAGGAGAGTACAGAGTCG ATTACAAGCGAGCGAGTGAGCTTCTCTGTCAGGCCACCATTGAAGCGATAGTAAGGGAGAGGTTCGGAGCAAAGGCCCATCGAATCTTTCGTCTCCTGATTACAAAGAAGATGCTGGAGCAGCTGCAAGTGGCAGAGATGGCCATGTTGCCTAGCAAAGAAGCCAAGGAGATTCTGTACACACTACTTGCCGAGAGCTTTGTCAGTTTGCAG GAAGTACCTCGCACACCGGACTATGCTCCATCCAGAACGTTCTACCTGTTCACTGTTCATCTGAACAAAGTGGCCAGACTGCTCCTGGAGCGCTGCTATCAGACCATCAACAACCTGTGCTTGAAGCGAACCTCCGAGTGTAACGACAACAA GCGACTATTGGACAAGTATGAGGTGTACGAGCGTCAGAGTGAGGCGGTGGGGAGCAGTGGAGACGAACTGGAGGAGCTGCTCACACCAGACGAGAAGAAGAGGGCGGAGTCAGTTAGGAGGAGCCTCAACAA GCTTGAGCACGCTGAGCTACAGGTGGACGAGTCAGTCTTCATCATCACTAACTATCTAGCTACTCACACAAACTTGTAA
- the LOC135338125 gene encoding phosphomevalonate kinase-like: MAVPKLVIILCGKRKSGKDYVAARLKEILALGDSLSVLRLSKPLKEQFAKDHGLDLEKLMDSSSYKEKYRQDMITWSEMIRDKDPAYFCCLATEGADKPVWLVCDARRPSDMSYFKSKYNGRTLCVRVVASEDVRVVRGWAFTAGVDDAPSECALDNYQVDMTIVNDDGDDLSQQLEAIRTKVKRTTT; encoded by the exons ATGGCTGTGCCCAAGCTAGTCATTATCCTATGTGGCAAAAGGAAGAGTGGGAAGGACTATGTGGCTGCCAGACTAAAGGAAAT ACTAGCTCTAGGAGACTCTCTCAGTGTGTTGAGGCTTTCTAAACCACTCAAGGAACAGTTTGCAAAG gaCCATGGACTTGACCTGGAGAAGCTAATGGATTCAAGCTCGTACAAAGAGAAATATCGACAGGACATGATCACATGGAGCGAGATGATACGCGACAAAGACCCGGCCTATTTTTGTTGTCTAGCAACTGAAGGAGCTGATAAACCTGTTTGGCTGGTTTGTGATGCTCGTCGGCCGTCTGATATGAGTTACTTCAAGAGCAAGTACAACGGACGGAcactgtgtgtgagggtggtggccAGTGAGGATGTGAGAgttgtgagggggtgggcgTTCACGGCGGGAGTTGATGATGCCCCCTCGGAATGTGCCCTAGACAACTACCAAGTGGACATGACTATCGTTAACGACGATGGAGACGATTTAAGTCAACAGTTGGAAGCCATCAGAACTAAAGTTAAACGAACAACAACGTAG